The Scylla paramamosain isolate STU-SP2022 chromosome 20, ASM3559412v1, whole genome shotgun sequence nucleotide sequence TTAAGACAAGAAAAgctatcttcctctttttctccttcatttcctcttagttttattgagtgttttctttaaatttcttttttgccttgtcaaaaaaaaggaagaaaaaaaaagaaaagaaagtgttgACAAATGGATGAATTCAGATGAAGCGGATGTGGAGGCAATGAGAGAGTGAAGTGGAGTGGAGTCGAGTGGACAGGTGGAGTGTGGAGGTGTCAGAAAGTGATGTTGAGGTGTAGTTGAAGAGgtcagggagggaaaaagggtgaggggtgagggcgggaaataagagaaagtgatgaaagtaaggaggaggggaggtggggagtgGGGGTGGGGTGTTTAAAGGGAGCGTCAAGTGGGTGAGGAAATaataagagggaagaggagttaggtaaaaaaaaagtaaaaaaaaagaaaaaaaagaaaaaaagaaagaaaaaatgtaaacttAAGTGCAGAGtaaggcaaaaataaaaaaaaagaaaatagtgagaAATCATGTGAAagttcaaataaaaataaataaaaagtagagtaaaaatacaaataaagtgAGAAAATGACTGGAAGATTCagtgaaagttaaaaaaaagaaagaaaaaaaaaaagtagaatgaaaGTAAACTAGTAAGAAAGtaaggcagaaaaaaataaggaataaataaaggagtagGATTTGgctaaagggaaagaaggataaggaaaaaaaaaacgagagagggaaagaataaattaGTAAAGAGGAATTAGGAGAGATatggcgaggaagaggaggggaaaataaatgaaaaggaagaataatatgaaggaaaggagagagaggaggacggataaaggaaagaaaatgactcatgaaaacgaggaagagaagaaagggaagactaTAAGGAATAATTTAAGGAAAACGGAGATGTGGATAAAAGGATGATTCAGAGGATAATTAAAGAATGTGGATGGATAATTAAAAGGGATAGTGGATAAAGGAGTGATGTAAAGGACATGTGGATGAAGGGAAGACatggaataacaaaaaaaaaaaaaataaataaataaaataaaataaaaaagaagtgaaTTAGAATTACTGAAATCCTTGTAATTAATCCACTTCTCTAAGCTCCACTTCAAGAAactccacttttttccttctcatttcagGGTGGAGGACTTCAGGGATTCCACTTGGCCCTGCTCCTCTCCACCGCCTGCGCTACATACGGCCCTAGCTACGGAAGTGGAGGCGGGAGTCAtggcggcggtggaggtggaggtggaggtggaggctacggtggtggaggaaaaatcTTGAGGATCACCGCAGCAAGAGGTGGATTAGTGCATTCGTCCCAGTCCGGTTACTATGGTCCACCCATCAGgacaagtggaggaggtggaagctaTTCTGCTCCATCACTTAGCGCCGGTGGatttggtggaggaggtggtggaggtggaggaggaggtggaggctacTCTGTTCCCTCAGTGAGCGCCGGTGGAtacagtggaggaggtggtggtggtggaggaggaggtggaggctacTCTGCTCCAGATATAGACATTGGATATTCTAGTTCATCtattggtggaggaggaggtggaggtggaggtggaattggctatggaggaggaggaggaggaggaggaggaggaggtggaggatattCTGGCCCAGAAATTGCCAGTGATTACGGTGTTCCAtctgttggtggtggaggaggaggtggagtaagctacagtggaggaggaggaggaggaggtggaggtgggggtgtaggtggaggaggtggaggttatTCTGGTCCGGACATAGCTGTAGATTATACTGGtccttctggtggtggtggaggaggaggtggaggaggaggtgggtacagtggaggtggaggaggtggaggttcCATCAGCAGTTCATATCTCCCTCCTGTAGTGAACAATGATTactcaggtggaggaggaggtggaggaggaggtggaggaggtggaggctacTCTGGCCCAGTAATAGGCACTGACTATTCtacagttggaggaggaggaggaggaggaataggagtaggagtaggagtaggaggaggaggaggaggaggaggaggagtgaaaggagaTGGAATCTTCTCCGGTCCAGACTATTCTTcatctggtggaggaggagtaggaggaggaggaggaggaggaggaggaggtggtggaggctaCAGTGGAGGACCTGTGGATGATGCTTACGTTCCACCAGTTGTGACTCCCGGCTACTCTGATAtcggtggaggtggaggaggtggaggtggttgtggtggtgactaCGGcttaggtggaggaggaggaggaggaggctgtggtggtggcggtggaggtgatTACTCTCCTCCAGTTGTGAGCACAGGATACTCTGCTACTTCtctgggtggaggaggtggaggtggaggaggagttggaggttCCATCAGTAGTTCATATCTCCCTCCTGTAGTGAGCAATGCTTactcaggtggaggaggaggtggaggaggaggtggaggatttGGATTTGGATCATCAGTGCGTGGATCTTCTGGAGTCATCAGGCAAGGATATTCAGGCCCCATTGTGGGAAGAAGACGAGGTGGAAGAGGCCGAGGATACagtagaagaggtggaagaggacgtGGAGGAGTTGGAtacagtggtggaggaggtggaagttcCATCAGCAGTTCCTATCTCCCTCCAGTTGTGACTAAGGGTtattctggaggaggaggaggaggaggaggaggaggaggaggaggaggctatagtggtggaggaggtggaggaggtattggaattggaggaggaggtggaggaagttaCGGTGGTGGAAGTGGAGCAAGTATTgctattggaggaggaggaggaggttatagcggtggaggtggaggaggtattggaattggaggaggaggtggaggctacagtggtggaggaggtggaggaagtattgcaattggaggaggaggtggcggctacagtggtggaggtggaggtggaggagatatTGCAAttggaggagggggtggtgattacagtggtggaggtggaggaggtattGGAATTGGAGGAGTAGGCGGAGATtacagtggtggaggaggtggaggtattgcaattggaggaggaggtggaggttacAGTGGTGGAGGAGATATTgcaattggaggaggaggtggagattacagtggtggaggaggtggaggtattgcaattggaggaggaggtggaggttatagtggtggaggaggaggtggaggagatattgcaattggaggaggaggtggaggttacagtggtggaggtggaggaggtattggagttggaggaggaggtggaggttacagtggtggaggtggaggaggtattggaattggaggaggaggtgtaggttacggtggtggaggtggaggaggcattggaagtggaggaggaggtggaggtattgcaattggaggaggaggtggaggttatagtggtggaggaggaggtggaggagatattgcaattggaggaggaggtggaggttacagtggtggaggtggaggaggtattggaattggaggaggaggtggaggttacagtggtggaggaggtggaggtattgcaattggaggaggaggtggcggctacagtggtggaggtggaggtggaggagatatTGCAAttggaggaggggatggagattacagtggtggaggtggaggagatatTGGAATTGGAGGAGTAGGCGGAGGTtatagtggtggaggaggaggtggaggagatattggaattggaggaggaggtggaggttacagtggtggaggaggtggaggtattggaattggaggaggaggtggaggttacagtggtggtggtggaggaggtattGGAATTGGAGGAGTAGGCGGAGATtatagtggtggaggaggaggtggaggagatattgcaattggaggaggaggtggaggttacagtggtggaggaggtggaatagATATTGGAATTGGCGGAGTAGGtggaggctacagtggtggaggaggtggaggaagtattgcaattggaggaggaggtggcggctacagtggtggaggtggaggtggaggagatatTGCAattggaggagggggtggagattacagtggtggaggtggaggagatatTGGAATTGGAGGAGTAGGCGGAGGTtatagtggtggaggaggaggtggaggagatattggaattggaggaggaggtggaggttacagtggtggaggaggtggaggtattgctattggaggaggaggtggaggttacagtggtggaagtggaggaggtatTGGAATTGGAGGAGTAGGCGGAGGTtatagtggtggaggaggaggtggaggagatattggaattggaggaggaggtggaggttacagtggtggaggaggtggaggtattggaattggaggaggaggtggaggttacagtggtggaggtggaggaggtattGGAATTGGAGGAGTAGGCGGAGATtatagtggtggaggaggtggaggagatattgcaattggaggaggaggtggaggttacagtggtggaggtggaggtggcggaggaggagtaggaggaggaggttacggtggtggtgtgggtggaggagtTGATATTgtattgggaggaggaggaggaggaggtggaggttacagtggaggaggaggaggaggaggaggaggaggtggagtatcAATCGATGCAGACTATGTTCCACCTAGTACTGGATACTctgttggtggaggaggtggaattggaattggaggaggaggaggaggaggtggaggaggatacagtggtggtggaggtggaggtggtattGGCATCGGAGGAGGAGGCTacagtggaggtggaggtggaggaggaggaggtattggaATTGGTGGAGGAAGCTacagtggaggtggaggtggaggtggaggagtaggcTACagcggaggtggaggtggcggagGTTCCATCAGCAGCTCCTACCTTCCCCCAGTGGCAAGCAACGACTACTCCACTAGCGGAGTacatggaggaggtggaggaggtggactaTCATATGGAGGGTGGAAACCAATTGTTCCATCTCATATGTACGGCAAGTAAACACAAGAAGCGCTGTGACCTACCATTCAGCGCTGTGACCTTCCCTAGCCCTGTGACCTCCCACCAACGCTGTGACCTCCCTCCAGCACTGTGACCTACCCTTCAGCGCTGTCATCTCCCCTCTAGCGCTAtgacctccgttttctttaccccAGAAGCCTCCAGTACCCTTATACTCACTTCCACATATTCAgttatcctccctcctccacacttTGTTCTCCACTTCAATGCCTCTCTTCcataaagtattattttttcGTCATTCTCCATATTCCACCACTCCAAattccctctcccatccactAATCTACGCTGAAAATTCCTCCCACATCTCGTTTTCTATGGGGGAAAATGGGAAGTATTGCAAGGGTGACATGAATATCCAGCCCTTCCTTTTTTGCCAcggtagaaaataaaaaaaatgatcctCTTAGTTATTTTCCATTGAagtcactctctcctcttctagtTCTTCATTtaagttattatatatattttggtcACCCTTTCGGTACTTCTGTTCCTTCTGCTcctgcttccctttctcccccacCACAGCAGGACCGCGCATCCCTCCCCCAGTTCTCAAGTTTAACCAGTCACCTCTGCCAGCGCtcatcttaattctctctctggTGCTTCCCCGCCGTCCTGACTGCTAGTGCTTGCTTTCAGTGTTGCTCCGCCGTCTCCTCTCAGTTTCTAGTCAGTTAATCAAGACAGAGGGAGAaaattgttgtttgttttcttgattatttGGACAAAAAATGCGTTGccagttacaaaaaaaaaaaaaaaaaaaaaaaaaaaaaaaaaaaaaaacgaagatttttttttttttttagttaattttgAAGACGTCTACATACAGTTaccgaaaaagagaaagatctgtagttttttgtcattgttgttcCTTCGCAATATAGAAATGCATAGTAAATTAACGAAAAGATTAAGATTTGAGAATTTTTCTAAatctgaaggaaagaaacactgTCAGTTAACGAAGAGAGTGAATTGCAATTATCTTCTTTTCACTAAGACTGAAAAAGATAAATGCATAGACTGttaaatgaaaagacaaagaactGTAGATTTCTTTTTCGGTAATTTTAAGGATGAAAATGTCTGCTAAATTAACTGCAGGTCTATCTGTAATTtgaaagacagaaatataaGCTTACAAAttacagaaacagacaaacgaaAGAATTACAAACAGCAGAAATAATCCTTTTACCTTGCtccgttagaaaaaaaaattgttagtaTTAGAAAGTGTATGAATTACCTTGTCCtttcttattatctttttaAAGGATTCAGTTCATGTTTCAGTATTAAAGTTCAAATGGCAACaactaaacaaagaaaaaaatcacacaaaatccATCTTGCGCATGcgttcagaaaaataaaaaaaagtgagcagAACAAAGcaatagaagaagagaaaacttaCGTAATTCTAACCACAAAACGTTTTCTATGAGGGAGAATGGAGAATATTACAGGAGTAACTTTAAGAATCCCTCATTCTCCCTCAaagaacacacgcacacacacacacacacacacacacacacacacacacacacacattaactctCACTTTCATTCTCACCACACCGTTTTCTATAGAGAGGAACAGAAAGTACAGTATTACAGGGGATAACTTAAGAATCCTTGGTCCtccctttttatttcactgacaGCAAGCAAAACACGTCCTCTCGGTCTAGGGCACGCAAGGTCAGGTAGCACGAAGAAAACTTGTAGAAACTAGTTCTTATATCAGCAATGATTCAAGACAAGAGCAACCTGGCAGTACTTTCACAAATACCAGTAATGCTTTCTAAATTCCTCAtgacaaaaacacaacacaaataagaccaataataagaataatagtaacaataaactAATTTTATATACTACCTTTACCTGTTTGCCAGCCAGcactgataataatagtaatagttgtaacaGAACAAGTAATTTCATTCATATTAGTTTCACCTTTGACACTCGTAATTACCTAACACGTCACAGGTAGGCGGAGGAGCACCTGGGGATAGAGTACCAGTAATCAGACACCTGAGAGCAGCTAACCTCACCTGTCCTTCACTTTTGGTCTTggctggagagagggagagggagaggggaagaaggtaaTACCTGTACGTTGAATGAAAAATACTCGTTTCTATTGTTAATTTTTAGTTTCGTTTCCGTGTGATTCCGCTTTTACTTTGTCttgtttctgtttatctgttgtCTGTTAAGTTAAGCTTCCGCGAGTATTTATTGCGTATTGTGTacgaataaaaatgtaaaaaaatgtttgtgattgattatattcctttataccatctctctctctctctctctctctctctctctctctctctctctgatgatatatatatatatatatatatatatatatatatatatatatatatatatatatatatatatatatatatatatatatatatatatatatatatatatagcttattttttccctttaatttacttttttttctttcagtcttgtCCATCTTTAaacttccttcttatttttttctcttttattttcagttttcgtCGAGTAAAATAACTGAAAGAGAATAATGGattttattcctcttcatttttttttatttttttttattttcaatgtcTCAtcacttctttgttttctattattcctaatcttccttctcattcttccttctttcccttattctctcatacttcctattattatttttttttctaaagtttcaATATTagaatcacattttttttcagtcccaagatttgttttgtttctttcgtaAAATATCGACACAAAATttacaaatatatacatttttccaaATActataacaatctctctctctctctctctctctctctctctctctctctctctctctctctctctctctctagacctaAATATGtcgaaactttttttctttgtaaatacgAGACAAAGAGAAAGTCATACTGataatttgggaaaaaaataaggtgaaTGAAGATAATTACACCTTGATTTCACAACAGGTGgccaaaaagtaaaaataagtaagTGAATGAGTAAATGCATAACAGGTTAAAGCCAAGGCGGACCAGATGATGTTAagagtgatagtaataatgaggGTCGTGCTAATGGTagtggtatagtagtagtagtagtagtagtagtagtagtagtagtaataatacaacaacaacagcaacagcaacaacaacaacaacaacaacaacaagaacagcaacaacaacaacaacaacaacaacaacaacagcaacaccaccaacaacaacaacaacagcaaaactaacaaattaataaaaaatcttcTGAGTTTACGAATCATGccactctttttcttgccccccctcctctctctctctctctctctctctctctctctctctctctctctctctctgtctctctctgtctctctctctctctctctccctcactgtaAAATAGGACACTAATAGGTGGAGTAAAAGGGGGGACTTAGTTAATATAATAATGTTGGATATAacctgtcgagagagagagagagagagagagagagagagagagagagagagagagagagagagagagagagagagagagagagagagagagagagagagagagagagagagataatactaCATCCATTATTCAACAGCAATAAATTAATTTTGAcataaattaacacacacacacacacacacacacacacacacacacacacacacacacacacagacatgtaaGTAATTTAAGTAACAAGTGATAGTGAAATCTGTCTCCTATACCTCCATTACCatcatccttatcattattattattacaacaacaactactacaacaacaacaactactactactactactactactactactactactactactactactactactactactaccactactatcatctGTTCCTTTCCCATTCCATCATTAATTCATCCACATCACATTCACAAAGGAATCATTaatctatttttcccttctctctctctctctctctctctctctctctctctctctctctctctctctctctctctctctctctctctctctctctctctgtccacacTTTCATGttgtaagaaagagaaatagaaaaaaatagagagaaagagagagaggatgataaaAGTGAAAGGCAGGTAAGAGGTTTTTGCTTCatctttcctgttcctcctcctccacttccactctctctctctctctctctctctctctctctctctctctctctctctctctctctctctctctggaagtgacGGTTCAATTTATCTGTCTGATTTGAGATACATGTTGTGGctgatatcctctctctctctctctctctctctctctctctctctctctctctctctctctctctctctctctctctctctctcgcttgctcgctctctctccacCCAAACTTGACCCCATAATTTATCTTTCATGCAGAGTTACATGATGTGgcaaatagtctctctctctctctctctctctctctctctctctctctctctctctctctctctctctctctctctctctctctctctttgggatGGGAGGAGACGCAAATCACAGACACAAAGACaacttaaacactttattactGAGTACATCGTTTCGCTCATTTGTTCGCGAGTTTAACAGATTAgcgtgaaaagaggaaaaaaaaaatgttaacttTCTACATACTCATctacagaggaggaaaaggcgatGAAAAGACTCAggatagtgaaggaaagggtaCAAATTTTTCAACAACTTAAatggtgatgaaggaaaaaaaaaggtggagggaaggtgagtgTCTGCTCCATCTTCTAACAGTAGATGATGTggagggtggaagggtggagggtTGATGGGGCGGGGTGGTGTGGAAGGAAGGGTCAAGGTGGAGTAGTGTGTGGATACTAATGTGGACGTCTGAGTGGAAAGTGAGGTAAAGGTAGATGGATTATAAGTTTATACTTTGTTAGTATttttgattttctctttttcttcctccagtccactttccttcatccactttttaccattttctctttctccttccacctGTACTTCTTTCTTGCTGATTATGGATGTGGAAGGTGAGGTGGATCAGGAAACTGCTGATGTGGAGTATTAGGTTTTTGTTATATTAGTGAAGTGAGATTGAGTTGGCAAAGTGGACTGGTGGATTGGTGGAGTGGTGGACTTTATTCCACTTATTTCTCCACACGCGACAGCTCCTCTTTCTagtatttccctcttcctgaaGTGACCACGGGAACTGCATAACTGCTGGTGACGATTCCACTTCCACCTGATCCACCACCGTagcttccacctccacctccaatGCTGATGGATCCACCTCCGATGCCGAGTGATGAACCTCCGAATCCTCCACTTGATCCGtagcttccacctcctccaccgccgATGACGACTGATCCACCACTAGATCCACCGTAgcttccacttccacctccgATGCCGAGTGATCCACCATCGAATCCTCCACCTCCGATGCCGATTGATCCACCATCgtatccacctccacctccgatGCCGATTGATCCACCACCGaatcctccacttccacctccgaTGCCAATTGATCCACCATCgtatccacctccacctccgatACTGATAGATCCACCTGATCCACCGtatcctccacttccacctccgaTGCCGAATGATCCACCACTGAATCCTCCGCTTCCACCTCCGATGCCGACAGATCCACCATCgtatccacctccacctccgatGCCGAATGATCCACCACTGaatcctccacttccacctccgaTGCCGATTGATCCACCATCgtatccacctccacctccgatGCCGATTGATCCACCATCGAATCCTCCACTTCCGATGCCGATTGATCCACTATCGTATCCACTTCCACCTCCGATGCCGATTGATCCACCTCCGAATCCACCACCTCCGCTGCCGATGCCGATTGATCCACCATCgtatcctccac carries:
- the LOC135110465 gene encoding uncharacterized PE-PGRS family protein PE_PGRS54-like, giving the protein MGGGLQGFHLALLLSTACATYGPSYGSGGGSHGGGGGGGGGGGYGGGGKILRITAARGGLVHSSQSGYYGPPIRTSGGGGSYSAPSLSAGGFGGGGGGGGGGGGGYSVPSVSAGGYSGGGGGGGGGGGGYSAPDIDIGYSSSSIGGGGGGGGGGIGYGGGGGGGGGGGGGYSGPEIASDYGVPSVGGGGGGGVSYSGGGGGGGGGGGVGGGGGGYSGPDIAVDYTGPSGGGGGGGGGGGGYSGGGGGGGSISSSYLPPVVNNDYSGGGGGGGGGGGGGGYSGPVIGTDYSTVGGGGGGGIGVGVGVGGGGGGGGGVKGDGIFSGPDYSSSGGGGVGGGGGGGGGGGGGYSGGPVDDAYVPPVVTPGYSDIGGGGGGGGGCGGDYGLGGGGGGGGCGGGGGGDYSPPVVSTGYSATSLGGGGGGGGGVGGSISSSYLPPVVSNAYSGGGGGGGGGGGFGFGSSVRGSSGVIRQGYSGPIVGRRRGGRGRGYSRRGGRGRGGVGYSGGGGGSSISSSYLPPVVTKGYSGGGGGGGGGGGGGGYSGGGGGGGIGIGGGGGGSYGGGSGASIAIGGGGGGYSGGGGGGIGIGGGGGGYSGGGGGGSIAIGGGGGGYSGGGGGGGDIAIGGGGGDYSGGGGGGIGIGGVGGDYSGGGGGGIAIGGGGGGYSGGGDIAIGGGGGDYSGGGGGGIAIGGGGGGYSGGGGGGGDIAIGGGGGGYSGGGGGGIGVGGGGGGYSGGGGGGIGIGGGGVGYGGGGGGGIGSGGGGGGIAIGGGGGGYSGGGGGGGDIAIGGGGGGYSGGGGGGIGIGGGGGGYSGGGGGGIAIGGGGGGYSGGGGGGGDIAIGGGDGDYSGGGGGDIGIGGVGGGYSGGGGGGGDIGIGGGGGGYSGGGGGGIGIGGGGGGYSGGGGGGIGIGGVGGDYSGGGGGGGDIAIGGGGGGYSGGGGGIDIGIGGVGGGYSGGGGGGSIAIGGGGGGYSGGGGGGGDIAIGGGGGDYSGGGGGDIGIGGVGGGYSGGGGGGGDIGIGGGGGGYSGGGGGGIAIGGGGGGYSGGSGGGIGIGGVGGGYSGGGGGGGDIGIGGGGGGYSGGGGGGIGIGGGGGGYSGGGGGGIGIGGVGGDYSGGGGGGDIAIGGGGGGYSGGGGGGGGGVGGGGYGGGVGGGVDIVLGGGGGGGGGYSGGGGGGGGGGGVSIDADYVPPSTGYSVGGGGGIGIGGGGGGGGGGYSGGGGGGGIGIGGGGYSGGGGGGGGGIGIGGGSYSGGGGGGGGVGYSGGGGGGGSISSSYLPPVASNDYSTSGVHGGGGGGGLSYGGWKPIVPSHMYGK
- the LOC135110116 gene encoding uncharacterized protein LOC135110116 encodes the protein MHGRLAPCLLVALLVTCCSSSGIGSYGGGGCIGGHCGGGSGGFGGGRGGGGYGGSSRGFVSVSHSGSSRGGYGGGRGRGGGIVVTSGGGGGGYGGGSFGIGSGGGGFGGGSIIGGGGGGGYGGGRGGSSSVVVSGGSGGGYGSGSVGIGGIGGGGFGGGSVGIGSGVGGGYDGSSGGSAIIGGGGIGGHGGGSVGIGGGVGAGYGGSVSIGGGGIGGGSSGGYGGSSGSIGIGGGGGGYDGGSIGIGSGGGGFGGGSIGIGGGSGYDSGSIGIGSGGFDGGSIGIGGGGGYDGGSIGIGGGSGGFSGGSFGIGGGGGYDGGSVGIGGGSGGFSGGSFGIGGGSGGYGGSGGSISIGGGGGYDGGSIGIGGGSGGFGGGSIGIGGGGGYDGGSIGIGGGGFDGGSLGIGGGSGSYGGSSGGSVVIGGGGGGSYGSSGGFGGSSLGIGGGSISIGGGGGSYGGGSGGSGIVTSSYAVPVVTSGRGKY